One Panicum virgatum strain AP13 chromosome 3N, P.virgatum_v5, whole genome shotgun sequence DNA segment encodes these proteins:
- the LOC120667307 gene encoding uncharacterized protein LOC120667307, translating into MPQPKLRDKGTGSIGGTGPAGEIPLANLSSGGSSRKHQAVAGSIAGTPPRHQAATSSSAAAATPRKHQAVTGSSAGTPRKRQVVAGSSGEMPRKNRMEEKAGVALSGEMSQKSYKKETTKPSPQLRHHPSGTQRARPITDLPATRGKKHSERNASAVPRKPLLTGQKPRRTSSNPGNTTAKDRKESTASRNERWTEEIIRNIHEVDYAIQELNELGLGEDISYEEFEGYLQLLPCKSPEVDTSILLNQTMSSSMNCKSARYCIASNIASSHDKAARIMRCIILSWKMTTHCIFLRRNLSALRKM; encoded by the exons ATGCCGCAGCCAAAGCTCCGCGACAAGGGCACTGGTTCGATAGGCGGCACGGGTCCGGCGGGAGAGATTCCTCTGGCGAATCTCTCGAGTGGAGGGTCGTCACGGAAGCATCAGGCTGTTGCAGGCTCAATTGCGGGGACTCCACCGAGGCATCAGGCTGCTACGAGCTCGagtgctgctgctgcgacgCCACGGAAGCATCAGGCTGTTACGGGCTCGAGTGCGGGGACGCCACGGAAGCGTCAGGTTGTTGCAGGCTCGAGTGGTGAGATGCCACGGAAGAACCGGATGGAGGAGAAAGCAGGTGTGGCCTTGAGTGGGGAGATGTCACAGAAAAGCTATAAAAAGGAGACCACAAAACCTTCTCCACAGCTTCGTCATCACCCGTCAGGCACCCAAAGGGCTCGCCCCATCACAGACCTACCAGCCACCAGAGGGAAGAAGCACTCTGAAAGGAATGCATCTGCTGTCCCAAGGAAACCCCTTCTCACTGGTCAGAAACCCAGAAGAACAAGCTCCAACCCTGGCAACACTACTGCGAAGGATAGAAAGGAATCGACTGCCAGCAGGAATGAACGTTGGACGGAGGAGATTATAAGGAACATACATGAAGTGGATTATGCAATCCAGGAGCTAAATGAATTGGGGTTGGGAGAGGATATCAGCTATGAGGAATTTGAAGGTTACCTCCAACTACTGCCCTGCAAGTCTCCTGAAGTTGACACTTCTATTCTATTGAACCAGACTATGAGCAGCTCAATGAACTGCAAGTCCGCAAGATATTGTATCGCATCAAATATTGCAAG TTCGCACGACAAAGCCGCAAGAATAATGAGATGTATAATTCTGAGTTGGAAGATGACCACCCACTGTATCTTCTTGCGGAGAAACTTGAGTGCCTTGAGGAAGATGTAA